One part of the Methylobacterium terrae genome encodes these proteins:
- a CDS encoding xanthine dehydrogenase family protein molybdopterin-binding subunit, whose protein sequence is MAAAPAAEPDSAVTKASPGQLSRRGLLAGAGALVLALSIRPKGAIAAEKGFGADGMPHGWRDDPTLFVAIAPDGTVTVTCTRAEMGQGVRTSVALVIADELDADWGKVKVVQAHGDEERFGNQDTDGSRSLRHFFMPLRRAGAAARAMLVEAAAKQWGVPASEVSVENHALVHAKSGRRTAFGDVAQAAASVPVPDRGTVKLKDPSAFRYIGKGRIGLIDNVGITTGKAQYGLDTRVEGMLYAVVARPPVFGGKVKTFDEAAALKVPGVVKVVTIDPPAPPYEFMPTGGVAVIARNTWAAIKGREALKPTFDDGPNASYDSDAYRATLEEAVRKPGKVVRQEGDVDAAMKKAVKRLEAEYYIPHLVQAPMEPPAATVRIAKDGTIEAWGCVQSPQAARDRIAKRLGVDPKTVTVNVTLLGGGFGRKSKPDYFVEAALCSKAMDGAPVKMTWTREDDLHNGYYHTVSVERLEAGLDDKGMPIAWLHRSAAPTIGSTFVAGAKEQIPIELGMGLVNVPFAIPNMRMENPPADAHVRIGWFRSVSNIPRAFAVQSFLAELAHMAGRDPKDYLLDVIGPARIIDPVKMGDAWNYGEDPSRYPYDTGRLRNVIEAVAQGAGWGRKVEKGRGLGIAAHYSFVTYTAAVAEVEVNAKGEVTVQRVDIAIDCGQQVNPERVRSQLEGAVVMGMGLALTAQITFKNGRAVQDNYDTYELTRINEAPKIINVHLVQGGSWDKPLGGVGEPGVPPVAPAIANAIFAATGRRIRQLPMRDKLSA, encoded by the coding sequence ATCGCCGCCGCCCCGGCCGCGGAGCCGGATTCCGCCGTCACCAAGGCCTCGCCCGGCCAGCTCAGCCGGCGCGGCCTGCTCGCTGGCGCCGGCGCCCTCGTGCTCGCCCTGTCGATCAGGCCGAAGGGCGCGATCGCCGCCGAGAAGGGCTTCGGCGCCGACGGCATGCCGCATGGCTGGCGCGACGACCCGACCCTGTTCGTGGCGATCGCGCCCGACGGCACCGTGACGGTGACCTGCACCCGCGCCGAGATGGGCCAGGGCGTGCGCACCTCGGTGGCGCTCGTCATCGCCGACGAGCTCGACGCCGACTGGGGCAAGGTCAAGGTCGTCCAGGCCCACGGCGACGAGGAGCGCTTCGGCAACCAGGACACCGACGGCTCGCGCAGCTTGCGGCACTTCTTCATGCCCTTGCGCCGCGCCGGTGCCGCCGCCCGCGCGATGCTGGTCGAGGCCGCCGCCAAGCAGTGGGGCGTGCCGGCCTCCGAGGTCTCGGTCGAGAACCACGCCCTCGTCCACGCCAAGTCCGGCCGCCGCACGGCTTTCGGCGACGTGGCGCAGGCGGCGGCCTCCGTGCCGGTGCCGGACCGCGGAACCGTCAAGCTCAAGGACCCGTCGGCCTTCCGCTACATCGGCAAGGGCCGCATCGGCCTCATCGACAATGTCGGCATCACCACCGGCAAGGCGCAGTACGGCCTCGACACCCGCGTCGAGGGGATGCTCTACGCCGTGGTCGCCCGCCCGCCGGTCTTCGGCGGCAAGGTCAAGACCTTCGATGAAGCCGCGGCCCTGAAGGTGCCGGGCGTCGTCAAGGTCGTGACCATCGACCCCCCGGCCCCGCCCTACGAGTTCATGCCGACCGGCGGCGTCGCGGTCATCGCCCGCAACACCTGGGCGGCGATCAAGGGCCGCGAGGCGCTGAAACCCACCTTCGACGACGGCCCGAACGCGAGTTACGATTCGGACGCCTACCGGGCCACCCTGGAGGAAGCCGTGCGCAAGCCCGGCAAGGTGGTGCGCCAGGAGGGCGACGTCGACGCGGCGATGAAGAAGGCGGTGAAGCGCCTCGAGGCCGAGTACTACATCCCCCACCTCGTCCAGGCCCCGATGGAGCCGCCGGCCGCGACGGTCAGGATCGCCAAGGACGGCACGATCGAGGCGTGGGGCTGCGTGCAGTCGCCCCAGGCCGCCCGCGACCGGATCGCCAAGCGCCTCGGCGTCGATCCGAAGACCGTCACGGTCAACGTGACGCTGCTCGGCGGCGGCTTCGGCCGCAAGTCGAAGCCCGACTACTTCGTCGAGGCGGCGCTCTGCTCGAAGGCGATGGACGGCGCCCCGGTCAAGATGACCTGGACCCGCGAGGACGACCTCCACAACGGCTACTACCACACCGTCTCGGTGGAGCGGCTGGAAGCCGGCCTCGACGACAAGGGCATGCCGATCGCCTGGCTGCACCGCAGCGCGGCCCCGACCATCGGCTCGACCTTCGTCGCCGGCGCCAAGGAGCAGATCCCGATCGAGCTCGGGATGGGCCTCGTCAACGTGCCGTTCGCCATTCCCAACATGCGGATGGAGAACCCGCCCGCCGACGCGCACGTGCGCATCGGCTGGTTCCGCTCGGTCTCGAACATCCCGCGGGCCTTCGCGGTGCAGTCGTTCCTCGCCGAGCTCGCCCACATGGCCGGCCGCGACCCGAAGGACTACCTCCTCGACGTGATCGGCCCGGCCCGGATCATCGATCCGGTCAAGATGGGCGACGCCTGGAACTACGGCGAGGATCCCTCGCGCTATCCCTACGATACCGGGCGCCTGCGCAACGTGATCGAGGCGGTGGCGCAGGGCGCCGGCTGGGGCCGCAAGGTGGAGAAGGGCCGCGGCCTCGGCATCGCGGCGCATTACAGCTTCGTGACCTACACGGCGGCCGTCGCCGAGGTCGAGGTCAACGCGAAGGGCGAGGTCACTGTCCAGCGGGTCGACATCGCCATCGACTGCGGCCAGCAGGTCAACCCGGAGCGGGTGCGCTCGCAGCTCGAGGGCGCCGTGGTGATGGGCATGGGCCTCGCGCTCACCGCCCAGATCACCTTCAAGAACGGCCGCGCCGTCCAGGACAACTACGACACCTACGAGCTGACCCGGATCAACGAGGCGCCCAAGATCATCAACGTGCACCTCGTGCAGGGCGGGTCCTGGGACAAGCCGCTCGGCGGCGTCGGCGAGCCCGGCGTGCCGCCGGTGGCGCCCGCCATCGCCAACGCGATCTTCGCGGCGACCGGGCGGCGCATCCGCCAGCTGCCGATGCGCGACAAGCTGAGCGCGTGA
- a CDS encoding alkene reductase codes for MPSLFDPIQLGAIQAPNRILMAPLTRGRASRTHVPTPIMAEYYRQRAGAGLIISEATGISQEGTGWPFAPGLWSVEQVEAWKPVVAAVHEAGGRIVAQLWHMGRLVHPDFLGGAQPVSSSATTGPDHAHTYEGKKPYAEARPLREDEIPRLLEDYAKAARNAIEAGFDGVQIHAANGYLIDQFLRSNSNLRQDRYGGSVENRIRLLAEVARSVADTVGADRTGVRLSPNEPIQGVDDPDPETLFPAAAAALSAIGVAFLELREPGPDGTFGKAARPAVAPAIKAAFRGPLVLNSDYDGPRAQAALDEGRADAIAFGRTFIANPDLPERIAEGATLTKDNYKTWYSQGPEGYVDYPAMDRA; via the coding sequence GTGCCGTCCCTGTTCGATCCGATCCAGCTCGGCGCCATCCAGGCGCCGAACCGCATCCTGATGGCGCCGCTGACCCGCGGCCGCGCCTCGCGCACCCACGTGCCGACCCCGATCATGGCGGAATATTACCGCCAGCGCGCCGGCGCCGGCCTGATCATCAGCGAGGCCACCGGCATCTCGCAGGAGGGCACCGGGTGGCCGTTCGCCCCCGGCCTGTGGTCGGTCGAGCAGGTCGAGGCGTGGAAGCCGGTCGTCGCGGCGGTGCACGAGGCCGGCGGGCGCATCGTCGCCCAGCTCTGGCACATGGGCCGGCTGGTCCATCCCGACTTCCTCGGCGGCGCGCAACCGGTCTCGTCCTCGGCCACCACCGGGCCCGACCACGCCCACACCTACGAGGGCAAGAAGCCCTACGCCGAGGCGCGTCCCCTGCGGGAGGACGAGATCCCGCGGCTGCTGGAAGATTACGCCAAGGCCGCCCGCAACGCGATCGAGGCCGGCTTCGACGGGGTGCAGATCCACGCCGCGAACGGCTACCTGATCGACCAGTTCCTGCGCTCCAATTCCAACCTGCGTCAGGACCGCTACGGCGGCTCCGTGGAGAACCGCATCCGCCTCCTCGCCGAGGTCGCCCGCAGCGTCGCCGACACCGTCGGGGCCGACCGCACCGGGGTTCGCCTGTCGCCGAACGAGCCGATCCAGGGCGTCGACGATCCCGATCCCGAGACCCTTTTCCCGGCCGCCGCCGCCGCCCTGTCGGCGATCGGCGTCGCCTTCCTCGAGCTGCGCGAGCCGGGCCCCGACGGCACCTTCGGCAAGGCCGCCCGGCCGGCGGTGGCGCCCGCGATCAAGGCCGCGTTCCGGGGGCCGCTGGTGCTGAACTCCGACTATGACGGTCCGCGGGCGCAGGCCGCCCTCGACGAGGGCCGCGCCGACGCCATCGCCTTCGGCCGCACCTTCATCGCCAACCCGGATCTGCCGGAGCGGATCGCCGAGGGCGCAACCCTCACCAAGGACAACTACAAGACCTGGTACAGCCAAGGGCCCGAGGGTTACGTCGACTATCCGGCTATGGACCGTGCCTGA
- a CDS encoding M6 family metalloprotease domain-containing protein — protein sequence MRLLSCDCTRLEAGSSYAAGPTACIAHPDVLENIKHQVVSGQVLSTADAKLAARAGWLGIPKIARSGFNDGVVYPPSQTDAQALRDEAGRPPTKQLALPAPDAKTTLNCLVLLVDFSDLPGQQTPSHYRTLLFDSGNPDSMNRFYWDLSGHKLDVTGQVVGWLRAEHPYAYYVDGQSGTGDGFPRNTPGLLDEILRRYCDGNSLKPFDVNGDGYLDGLFLVHAGGGAEAEAEPLRRKSLIWSHKWTLPEPFTNDGVKAYAYFTAPENGRLGVFSHEFGHFLGLPDLYDTSYRSAGVGNWCLMGGGSWNGGGERPSRMSAWCLEQLGWIRPQPLTASASLALDTLEKDASACYRIDSVSEAREYFLLENRQQAGRDDKLPGSGLALWHIDETQSDNTNPLAYKVALVQADGRRDLEFGRKPDDPADLFPGQAAVRSVDDRGAKHPHTRWNDGTASGIALTEITEEDGIVTVDVTLKEVAVS from the coding sequence ATGAGGCTGCTGTCGTGTGATTGTACGCGCCTTGAGGCGGGATCGTCCTACGCGGCGGGGCCGACCGCCTGCATCGCGCATCCGGACGTGCTCGAGAACATCAAGCATCAAGTCGTGTCCGGCCAAGTGCTCTCGACGGCCGACGCGAAGCTCGCGGCGCGTGCCGGCTGGCTGGGCATTCCCAAGATCGCCCGAAGCGGGTTCAACGACGGCGTCGTCTACCCGCCGTCGCAGACCGACGCGCAGGCGCTTCGGGACGAGGCCGGCCGTCCGCCGACGAAGCAGCTCGCCTTGCCGGCGCCGGACGCCAAGACGACCCTCAACTGCCTCGTCCTGCTGGTCGATTTCTCCGATCTCCCCGGCCAGCAGACGCCCAGCCATTACCGGACGCTGCTCTTCGACTCCGGCAACCCGGACTCGATGAACCGCTTCTACTGGGATCTATCCGGTCACAAGCTCGACGTGACCGGACAGGTCGTCGGCTGGCTGCGGGCGGAACACCCCTACGCCTACTACGTCGACGGCCAGAGCGGCACCGGCGACGGCTTTCCGCGGAACACGCCCGGGCTGCTCGACGAGATCCTGCGGCGATACTGCGACGGCAACAGCCTCAAGCCCTTCGACGTCAACGGTGACGGGTACCTGGACGGCTTGTTCCTCGTCCATGCGGGCGGCGGCGCGGAGGCGGAAGCCGAGCCTCTCCGGCGCAAATCCCTGATCTGGTCGCACAAATGGACCCTGCCGGAGCCCTTCACCAACGACGGCGTGAAGGCCTACGCCTACTTCACGGCCCCGGAGAACGGTCGCCTCGGCGTGTTCTCGCATGAGTTCGGGCACTTCCTCGGGCTCCCCGACCTCTACGACACCAGCTATCGCAGCGCCGGCGTCGGCAACTGGTGCCTGATGGGAGGGGGCTCGTGGAACGGCGGCGGGGAGCGTCCGTCCCGGATGTCGGCCTGGTGCCTCGAACAGCTCGGCTGGATCCGCCCGCAGCCCCTGACCGCCTCGGCCTCCCTCGCCCTCGACACGCTGGAGAAGGACGCTAGCGCCTGCTACCGCATCGACTCCGTGTCCGAAGCGCGCGAATATTTCCTGCTCGAGAACCGTCAGCAGGCTGGCCGCGACGACAAGCTGCCCGGCTCCGGCCTCGCGCTGTGGCACATCGACGAGACCCAGTCGGACAACACCAACCCGCTGGCCTACAAGGTCGCCCTGGTCCAGGCCGATGGGCGCCGGGATCTCGAATTCGGCCGCAAGCCGGACGATCCAGCCGATCTGTTCCCCGGCCAGGCGGCAGTCCGGTCGGTCGACGATCGCGGCGCCAAGCACCCGCATACGCGCTGGAACGACGGAACCGCGAGCGGCATCGCGCTCACCGAGATCACGGAGGAGGACGGCATCGTCACGGTCGACGTCACGCTCAAGGAGGTCGCGGTCTCCTGA
- a CDS encoding DUF4170 domain-containing protein, translating to MSNPGNDKPATSQEPKISQEPKQLLHLVFGGELTDLDSVTFRDLSKLDVVGIFPDYASAAMAWKAKAQQTVDSAQTRYFIVHLHRLLQP from the coding sequence ATGAGCAACCCGGGCAACGACAAGCCGGCGACCTCCCAGGAGCCCAAGATTTCCCAGGAGCCCAAGCAGCTCCTCCACCTGGTGTTCGGGGGCGAGCTGACCGACCTCGACAGCGTCACCTTCCGCGACCTCTCGAAGCTCGACGTCGTCGGCATCTTCCCCGACTATGCCAGCGCCGCCATGGCCTGGAAGGCGAAGGCGCAGCAGACCGTGGACAGTGCCCAGACCCGCTACTTCATCGTGCATCTGCACCGGCTGCTGCAGCCCTGA
- a CDS encoding ribose-phosphate pyrophosphokinase encodes MKSSIKIVAGNASRPLAEAIAAYLEKPLAVCSVRRFADMEIFVELQENVRGEDVYIVQSTSFPANDHLMELLIMIDAARRSSARRITAVLPYFGYARQDRRTSGRTPISAKLVANLITEAGADRVMTLDLHAGQIQGFFDIPTDNLFAAPVMVRDIKERLEPADMMVVSPDVGGVVRARALAKRIDAPLAIVDKRRDRPGESEVMNIIGEVEGRSCILVDDIVDSGGTLVNAAEALLAKGAKDVSAYITHGVLSGGAVSRIASSKLKELVITDSIQPTAAVKLARNIRVVTIAPLLGEAIGRTADESSVSSLFV; translated from the coding sequence ATGAAATCCTCGATCAAGATCGTCGCCGGCAACGCGAGCCGCCCGCTGGCCGAGGCGATCGCGGCCTATCTCGAGAAGCCGCTGGCGGTCTGCTCGGTGCGCCGCTTCGCCGACATGGAGATCTTCGTCGAGCTCCAGGAGAACGTGCGCGGCGAGGACGTGTACATCGTCCAGTCGACCTCGTTCCCGGCCAACGATCACCTGATGGAACTGCTCATCATGATCGACGCCGCGCGGCGCTCCTCGGCGCGGCGGATCACCGCCGTGCTGCCCTATTTCGGCTATGCCCGCCAGGACCGGCGCACCTCGGGCCGCACCCCGATCTCGGCCAAGCTGGTGGCCAACCTCATCACCGAGGCCGGCGCCGACCGGGTGATGACCCTCGACCTGCATGCCGGCCAGATCCAGGGCTTCTTCGACATCCCGACCGACAACCTGTTCGCCGCTCCCGTGATGGTGCGCGACATCAAGGAGCGGCTCGAACCCGCCGACATGATGGTGGTGTCGCCCGACGTCGGCGGCGTGGTGCGGGCCCGCGCGCTCGCCAAGCGCATCGACGCGCCGCTCGCCATCGTCGACAAGCGCCGCGACCGGCCCGGCGAGTCCGAGGTGATGAACATCATCGGCGAGGTCGAGGGCCGCTCCTGCATCCTCGTCGACGACATCGTCGATTCCGGCGGCACGCTCGTCAACGCCGCCGAGGCCTTGCTCGCCAAGGGCGCCAAGGACGTCTCGGCCTACATCACCCACGGCGTGCTCTCGGGGGGCGCGGTGTCGCGCATCGCCTCCTCGAAGCTCAAGGAGCTGGTGATCACCGACTCGATCCAGCCGACCGCGGCGGTCAAGCTCGCGCGCAACATCCGGGTCGTCACGATCGCGCCGCTGCTCGGCGAGGCCATCGGGCGCACCGCCGACGAGTCGAGCGTCTCGAGCCTGTTCGTCTGA
- a CDS encoding DUF1013 domain-containing protein: MSQGPLMPKATAVWLVENTSLSFDQIADFCKLHPLEVKGIADGEVAAGIKGLDPVSTGQLTREEIERAQTNPNHRMKVAVSKVKLPEVKRTKGPRYTPLSRRQDRPNAILWLLRNHPELKDAQVMRLVGTTKSTIQQIRERTHWNSGSLQPMDPVTLGLCSQIDLDFEVQRAAKDRPLVESAEGGATLMPPELSVLPEPEDHDADRRPGRDERLDADSVFARLKPMRKGEEDEDDDAY; the protein is encoded by the coding sequence ATGTCCCAGGGACCGTTGATGCCGAAGGCGACGGCCGTGTGGCTCGTCGAGAACACGTCGCTGTCCTTCGATCAGATCGCCGATTTCTGCAAGCTCCACCCCCTCGAGGTGAAGGGCATCGCGGACGGCGAGGTGGCGGCCGGCATCAAGGGTCTCGACCCGGTCTCGACCGGCCAGCTCACCCGCGAGGAGATCGAGCGGGCGCAGACCAATCCGAACCACCGCATGAAGGTCGCGGTGTCGAAGGTGAAGCTGCCCGAGGTCAAGCGCACCAAGGGCCCGCGCTACACCCCGCTGTCGCGCCGCCAGGACCGGCCGAACGCCATCCTGTGGCTGCTGCGCAACCACCCGGAGCTGAAGGACGCGCAGGTGATGCGCCTCGTCGGCACCACCAAGTCGACGATCCAACAAATCCGCGAGCGCACCCACTGGAATTCCGGGTCGCTGCAGCCGATGGACCCGGTGACCCTCGGCCTGTGCTCGCAGATCGACCTCGACTTCGAGGTCCAGCGCGCCGCCAAGGACCGTCCGCTGGTCGAGTCCGCCGAGGGCGGCGCCACGCTGATGCCGCCCGAGCTCTCGGTCCTGCCCGAGCCCGAGGACCACGACGCGGATCGCCGCCCGGGCCGCGACGAGCGCCTGGACGCCGACTCGGTCTTCGCCCGCCTCAAGCCGATGCGGAAGGGCGAAGAGGACGAGGACGACGACGCGTATTGA